The genomic interval TGCTACCGCTGGCGCTGACGCTGCATCACAAGGGCGAGGTGCCGCTGCTGCGCGTGCTGCGCGCGCTGACCCAGGCGCCGGCCGACATTTTGCGCCTGCCGATCGGCCGTCTCGCCGTGGGGGCCGCCGCCGACCTGGTGCTGTTCGACCTGGACCGGCCCCACCGCATCCGGGCCGACCAGTTCAAGTGCAAGGCGCGCAACACGCCGTTCGACGGGCTGCCCGTCCAGGGCACCGTGCTCAAGACCTTCGTCGCCGGCCGCAACGTCCATAGCAGCGACCGGGCCTGACGGCATGGCGTTCGACCCGACGGCGCTGGCCGCGACGATCGTCCTGGCCTATCTCCTGGGCTCGATCCCGTTCGGCCTGGTGCTGACGCGCCTGTTTGGCGCCGGCGACATCCGCAAGATCGGCTCGGGCAACATCGGCGCCACCAACGTGCTTCGCACCGGGCGCAAGGGGCTGGCGGCCGCGACCCTCATCCTCGACGGCGGCAAGGGTGCCGTCGCCGTCGGTCTCGCCGATCATTGCAGCACGGATCTCGCGATTTTCGCCGCCGGTGCCGCGCTGGTGGGCCATCTGTTCCCGGTCTGGCTCCGCTTCAAGGGTGGCAAGGGTGTTGCCACCACGCTCGGCGTCCTGCTCGCCATCGCCTGGCCGGTCGGCGTCGTCGCCTGCCTCGTCTGGCTGCTGGTCGCCTTCACGCTGCGCTATTCCTCACTCGCTGCCCTGGTCGCGATCGGCACGAGCCCGGTCGTCGCCTTGTTCCTGGCTGACGGGCCGCGCGCGATCCTGGCGCTGCTCATGGCCGTGCTGGTGTTCGCCCGCCACCACGAGAACATCCGCCGGCTCGCAAGCGGCACCGAGAGCAAGATCAAGCTCAAGAAGGCCTGAGGGCGACATTTCGGTCTCTCAGCCACCAGTTGACGCCCGCGCGCCGCATGGTCATGATTTGTTCCATGCCGTCCGACGCGATTCTCAATCCCCAGGAGCGGCTCGACTGGCTGCGGCTTATCCGCACGGAGAATGTCGGGCCGGTCACCTTTCATCAGCTGCTGCAGCGCCACGGCTCGGCCGCGGCGGCGCTCGCCGCCTTGCCTGAACTCGCCCGGCGCGGCGGCCGGCGCAATTTCACGGTCTTTTCGCGCGAGCAGGCGGAGCGCGAGCTCGCCGCCGTGCATCGGCTGGATGCCCGGCTCGTCGCCTGGGGCGAGCCGGACTATCCGCCGGCCTTGGCGCCGCTCGACGATGCGCCGCCGCTTCTGACCGTGCTCGGCCGCGGCGATCTTACGCACCGGCGTTCGATCGCGCTCGTCGGCGCGCGCAACGCGTCGGCTGCCGGCCAGCGCTTCGCGCGCGAGATGGCCTACGACCTGGCGCGCGCCGGCTTCGTCGTGACCTCCGGCCTCGCGCGCGGCATCGATGCGGCGGCTCATGGCGGCGCCCTCGCCCACGGCACGGTCGCGGTGGTCGGTGGCGGCGCCGACGTGGTCTATCCCGAGGAGAATCGCGGTCTCTATGAAGAAATCGTCGAGCGCGGCGCGGTCATGGCCGAAAGCCCGGTCGGCACCGTGCCGCAGGCACGGCACTTCCCACGGCGCAACCGGCTCATCTCCGGCATGTCGGACGGTGTGGTGGTGATCGAGGCGGCGCTTCGTTCCGGCTCCCTCATCACCGCGCGATTCGCCGCCGAGCAAGGCCGCGAGGTGTTTGCCGTGCCGGGCTCGCCGCTCGACCCGCGCTGCCGCGGCACCAACGACTTGATCCGCCACGGCGCCACACTGGTCGAGGGTGCCGAGGACGTGCTGACGGCGCTCGCGGCCTTGAGCGGGCGCGACGCCATCCCGCCCGTGCCTCGGCGGGTGCCACCCAGACCGCAACCGCCGAGGCCGCCGCCGGAAACGAGCCCGGCGGAGATCGAGGCGGCTGAGAAATCGGTCACAGGACTGTTGGGTCCGACGCCGGTTACGGTTGACGAACTTCTCCGCCAATGCCACTTGTCGCCGTCGATCATCGCAACGGTCCTGCTCGAGCTGGAACTGGCGGGGCGCCTGGACCGTCATCCCGGCGGTCTCGTCTCGCTGCGATGAACCATCGCCCAAGCTCCGCATTGAGCGATTTCGAAGAAGGGTTACCGGCCGCCTCATGAATGTCGTCGTCGTCGAGTCGCCAGCCAAGGCGAAGACCATCAATAAGTACCTTGGCGACGGCTATACCGTGCTCGCCAGCTATGGGCACGTGCGCGATCTGCCCGCCAAGGACGGCTCGGTCCGGCCCGAAGAAGACTTCGCCATGTCGTGGGAGGTCGAGGATCGCGCCGAAAAGCGCGTGCGCGACATCGTCCACGCCCTGAAAGGTGCCGAGACCCTGTTCCTCGCGACCGACCCGGACCGCGAGGGCGAGGCGATCTCGTGGCACCTGGCCAGGGTGCTGGAGGAGCGCAAGGCGCTCAAAGGCATTCCGGTGAAGCGCGTCGTGTTCAATGAGGTCACCAAGTCGGCGGTGACCGAGGCGTTCAAGAACGCGCGCGCGCTGAACGACGAGCTGGTCGACGCCTATATGGCGCGCCGCGCGCTCGACTATCTCGTGGGCTTCACGCTCTCGCCCGTGCTGTGGCGCAAGCTGCCGGGCAGCCGGTCGGCCGGCCGCGTGCAATCGGTCGCCTTGCGGCTCATCTGCGAGCGCGAGGCCGAGATCGAGGTCTTCCGTCCGCGCGAATACTGGTCGGTCGAGAGCACCTTCAAGACCGGCCCTGGCGCCACGTTTTCGGCGCGGCTCACCCATCTCGACGGCCGCAAGCTCGACCGGTTCGACTTGGCCAACGAGGCGGCCGCCAAGGCCGCGGTCGCCGCCGTCACCGCCGAGCCCGGTTATGCGGTCGCGAAGCTCGAGCATCGCCAGGTCCGCCGGCATCCGCAGCCGCCGTTCACGACCTCGACCCTGCAGCAGGAGGCATCGCGCAAGCTGGGCTTCTCGGCGAGCCGCACCATGCAGGTCGCCCAGCGGCTCTATGAGGGCATCGACCTCGGCGGCGAGGCGGTCGGCCTGATTACTTATATGCGAACCGATGGTGTCGCTCTGTCGAACGACGCCATCACCGCCGCCCGCCGGCTGATCGGCCGCGACTATGGCGAGAAATACGTGCCGGCGGCGCCGCGCCAGTACAAGGCGGTCGCCAAGAACGCCCAGGAGGCGCACGAGGCGATCCGGCCGACCGACGTGCTGCGCCTGCCGTCGCAGGTCGCAGGCGCGCTCGATGCCGACCAGTTGCGGCTCTACGAGCTGATCTGGAAGCGCACCGTCGCCTGCCAGATGGAATCGGCCGTGCTCGACCAGGTCGTGGTCGACATCAACGGCGCCTCGGGCCGCGTCACCTTCCGCGCCACCGGCTCGGTCGTGCGTTTCGACGGCTTCCTGAGGCTCTACCAGGAAGGCCGCGACGACGAAGCCGACGACGAGGAGAACCGCCGCCTGCCGCCGCTCACCGAACGCGAGGCGCTCAGCCGGCTCGACGTCAGGCCCGAGCAGCATTTCACCGAGCCGCCGCCGCGCTATACCGAGGCGAGCCTGGTCAAGAAGCTCGAGGAACTCGGCATCGGCCGGCCGTCGACCTATGCTTCGATCATCCAGGTCCTGCAGGACCGCGAGTATGTGACGCTCGAGAAGAAGCGCTTCCAGCCGCAGGACCGCGGCCGGCTGGTGACCGCGTTCCTCGAGAATTTCTTCGAGCGCTACGTCCAGTATTCCTTTACCGCGGACCTCGAGAACCTGCTCGACGAGATCTCCGGCGGTCGCGCCGACTGGAAGCAGGTGCTGCGCGAGTTCTGGGACCATTTCAGCCTGGCGATCGCCGGCACCAAGGACCTGACGATCAGCCAGGTGCTGGAGGCGCTCGACACCGAGCTTGGGCCGCATTTCTTCCCGGAGGACGGGTCGGGCAAGGATGCGCGCCTGTGCCCGAGCTGCGGCCAGGGCCGGCTGTCCTTGAAGCTCGGCAAGTTCGGCGCCTTCATCGGCTGCTCCAACTATCCGGAATGCCGCTTCACCCGGCCGCTCGCGGTCGAACAGGGCCAGGGCGACAGTGAGGCTGCGTCCAACGGCGACACAGGCCCACGCGCGCTCGGCACCGATCCGGTGACGAGCCTGCCGGTGAGCGTGCGCAAGGGCCCCTACGGCAGCTATATCCAGCTGGGCGAAGGCGACAATGGCGAGAAGCCGAAACGCGTCTCGCTGCCCAAGGGCATGAAGCCGCAGGACGTGGCCCTGGATACCGCGCTCGGCCTCCTGGCGCTGCCGCGCGACATCGGCTCGCATCCGGAGACCGGCGAGATGATCGTCGCCGGCATCGGCCGGTTCGGGCCCTACATCAAGCTCGGCAAGACCTTCAAGTCGCTGGCGGCCGACGATGACGTGCTGACGATCGGCATCAACCGGGCCGTGAGCCTGCTCGCCGAGCCGGCCAAGGGCGGCCGTGCGGCGCCGACGCCCTTGAAGACCCTGGGCGCGCATCCGGCCGATCAGGCGCCGATCCAGGTCTTCAAGGGCCGCTATGGTCCCTATGTCGCCCATGACGGCGTCTATGCCACGCTGCCGAAGGGGGCGGATCCCGAGAGCTTCACGCTCGAGCAGGCGCTCGAGCTCCTGGCGGCGCAGAAGGCCAAGCCCAAGGCCGGCAAGGGCCGCGCCGGCACCAAGGCCGCGCCGAAGAAGGCCGCGGCCAAGGCGAAGGCGGAACCCGCGGCAGAGGGCACCGCCGCGCGAAAGACGGCAGCCAAGAAGGCGCCTGCCGCCAAGCCCGCCGCCAAGAAAACCGCGGCGAAGAAGGCGCCGGCGACGAAGAAGGCGGCGAGCGCCTGATGGCGAAGCCGCCCGGCGGCAAAGCTCCCAAGACGCGGGTGCCGCATCGCGTGCCCGGCGGCCTGCCGACCCGGCAGCAGATCGTCGAGTTCATCGCTCAGAGCCCGGTGCCGGTCGGCAAGCGCGAGATCGCCAAGGCATTCAAGGTCGGCAGTGCCGACCGGGTCGCCTTGAAGGGCCTGCTCAAGGACATCGAGCGCAGCGGCCCGGTCGAGCGCGGCCCCCGCCGGCGCCTGGCACCCGTCGGCGCCTTGCCCGAGATCGCGGTGGTCGAGATCGCCGGCATCGATGCCGAGGGCGAGCCGATCGTGCGCCTGCTCGGCAGCGATCCGTCGATCCCCACGCCGAGCATCCGGCTTGCCCCGGGCCGGCGCGGCGAGGAGACCCTGGGCGTGCGCGACCGCGCCGTCGCCCGGTTCCGCCGGCAGGAGGACGGCAGCTATCTCGCCGCCGTCGTGCGCAAGGTCGAGCCGCAGGGCGAGCATGTGCTGGGCGTGTTCAAGGCCGATGCCGACGGCGCCGGCCGTATCGTGCCGACCGACCGGCGGAACAAGACGACCTATCGCATCCGCGCGAACGAGGGGCTGGGTGCCGCCGACGGCGACCTGGTGCTGGCGGAACCCCTGCCCGTGCCGCGCCTGGGCCTGCCGCACGCCCAGGTGATCGAGCGGCTGGGCCGGATGAGCGATCCGAAGGCGATCAGCCTGATCGCGATCCACCAGCAGGGCATCCCGGTCGGTTTTCCCGAGGCGGCGATCAAGGAGGCCGAAGCCGCAAAGCCAGTGACGCTCGGCAGCCGCACCGATCTGCGCGACTTTCCGCTCGTGACCATCGACGGCGCCGACGCGCGGGATTTCGACGACGCAGTCTGGGCAGCACCGGACGACGACCCGGAGAACCCCGGCGGCTGGCACCTGCTGGTCGCGATCGCCGACGTCTCCTGGTACGTGCGCCCGGGCAGCGCGCTCGACCGCTCGGCCCGCGAGCGCGGCAATTCGGTCTATTTCCCGGACCGGGTCGTCCCCATGCTGCCCGAGGCCCTCTCGAACGAGCTTTGCTCGCTGAAGCCGGCGGTCGAGCGTGCCTGCATGGCGATCCATCTCTGGCTCGACGCCGACGGCAAGAAGCTTCGGCACAAGGCGGTGCGCGGCCTCATGCGCTCAGCAGCGCGCCTCACTTACGAGCAGGTTCAGGCGGCGATCGACGGCCGGCCCGACGATACCACCGGCCCGCTTGTCGACCCGGTCATCCGGCCGCTCTACGGCGCCTATGCAGCCCTCGACAAGGCGCGGCGGAAGCGCGGCACGCTCGACCTCGACATTCCGGAACGGCGCGTCGTGCTGGGCCCCGACGGCACGGTCGAACGCATCGACCAGCGCGAGCGGCTCGACAGCCACAAGCTGATCGAGGAATTCATGATCGCCGCCAACGTCGCCGCGGCCGAGATCCTGGAAAAGGTCCACAAGCCCTGCATGTACCGGGTCCATGACGCGCCCGATCCGGAAAAGCTGGCATCACTGCGCGAGTTCCTGGAAGGGCTCGAGATCCACGGGCTACAGCTCGCCAAGGGCCAGGTCGTGCGGCCGACGCATTTCAACCGGATCCTCGCCGCCGCCGAGGGCCGGCCCGAGGCCGCGATGATCAACGAGCTCGTACTCCGGTCGCAGGCCCAGGCGATGTACGCGCCGGACAACCTCGGCCATTTCGGCCTGGCGCTGAAGCGCTACGCCCATTTCACTTCGCCGATCCGCCGCTACGCCGACCTTCTGGTCCACCGCGCCATGGTCGCGGGCCTGCATCTGGGCGACGATGGGCTCGACACGGTCGATCCGGAGGCATTTGCCGAGCTCGGCGTCGACATCTCGCGCCTCGAGGGCCGGGCGGCGACGGCCGAGCGCAGCGCCGTCGACCGCTATCTGGTCGCCTATATGGCGCAGCATGTCGGCACGATCCTGCCCGGCCGGGTCAACGGCGTCACCCGATTCGGCCTGTTCGTGACGCTCGCCGAGAGCGGTGCCGACGGGCTCGTGCCGATTTCAAGCCTGCCGGCCGACTACTATCATCATGACGAGCGGGCGCACCGGCTGGTCGGACAGCGCAGCGGCCGTGTCTATCGGCTGGGCGACACGGTCGATGTGCGGCTCGCCGAGGCCGATCCGGTCGCGGGCGGCCTCACCTTCCAGCTGATCGACGGCGGCGGCGAGGATCGCGTCTCGCGCAAGGGCCAGCGCCTGCTGCGCACGCCGCCCAAGGACGCCGGACGGAAGTTCGATGGCCAGAAGTTCGACCGGCCGGGTCGCAAGCGCCCGGGCACCGCGCCCGGTCGTCGCTGAACTCGCGCCGCTGAAGTGGCGTCACTGAACCTGCGCCGCTGAACAGACGCC from Aliidongia dinghuensis carries:
- the plsY gene encoding glycerol-3-phosphate 1-O-acyltransferase PlsY yields the protein MAFDPTALAATIVLAYLLGSIPFGLVLTRLFGAGDIRKIGSGNIGATNVLRTGRKGLAAATLILDGGKGAVAVGLADHCSTDLAIFAAGAALVGHLFPVWLRFKGGKGVATTLGVLLAIAWPVGVVACLVWLLVAFTLRYSSLAALVAIGTSPVVALFLADGPRAILALLMAVLVFARHHENIRRLASGTESKIKLKKA
- the dprA gene encoding DNA-processing protein DprA; translated protein: MPSDAILNPQERLDWLRLIRTENVGPVTFHQLLQRHGSAAAALAALPELARRGGRRNFTVFSREQAERELAAVHRLDARLVAWGEPDYPPALAPLDDAPPLLTVLGRGDLTHRRSIALVGARNASAAGQRFAREMAYDLARAGFVVTSGLARGIDAAAHGGALAHGTVAVVGGGADVVYPEENRGLYEEIVERGAVMAESPVGTVPQARHFPRRNRLISGMSDGVVVIEAALRSGSLITARFAAEQGREVFAVPGSPLDPRCRGTNDLIRHGATLVEGAEDVLTALAALSGRDAIPPVPRRVPPRPQPPRPPPETSPAEIEAAEKSVTGLLGPTPVTVDELLRQCHLSPSIIATVLLELELAGRLDRHPGGLVSLR
- the topA gene encoding type I DNA topoisomerase produces the protein MNVVVVESPAKAKTINKYLGDGYTVLASYGHVRDLPAKDGSVRPEEDFAMSWEVEDRAEKRVRDIVHALKGAETLFLATDPDREGEAISWHLARVLEERKALKGIPVKRVVFNEVTKSAVTEAFKNARALNDELVDAYMARRALDYLVGFTLSPVLWRKLPGSRSAGRVQSVALRLICEREAEIEVFRPREYWSVESTFKTGPGATFSARLTHLDGRKLDRFDLANEAAAKAAVAAVTAEPGYAVAKLEHRQVRRHPQPPFTTSTLQQEASRKLGFSASRTMQVAQRLYEGIDLGGEAVGLITYMRTDGVALSNDAITAARRLIGRDYGEKYVPAAPRQYKAVAKNAQEAHEAIRPTDVLRLPSQVAGALDADQLRLYELIWKRTVACQMESAVLDQVVVDINGASGRVTFRATGSVVRFDGFLRLYQEGRDDEADDEENRRLPPLTEREALSRLDVRPEQHFTEPPPRYTEASLVKKLEELGIGRPSTYASIIQVLQDREYVTLEKKRFQPQDRGRLVTAFLENFFERYVQYSFTADLENLLDEISGGRADWKQVLREFWDHFSLAIAGTKDLTISQVLEALDTELGPHFFPEDGSGKDARLCPSCGQGRLSLKLGKFGAFIGCSNYPECRFTRPLAVEQGQGDSEAASNGDTGPRALGTDPVTSLPVSVRKGPYGSYIQLGEGDNGEKPKRVSLPKGMKPQDVALDTALGLLALPRDIGSHPETGEMIVAGIGRFGPYIKLGKTFKSLAADDDVLTIGINRAVSLLAEPAKGGRAAPTPLKTLGAHPADQAPIQVFKGRYGPYVAHDGVYATLPKGADPESFTLEQALELLAAQKAKPKAGKGRAGTKAAPKKAAAKAKAEPAAEGTAARKTAAKKAPAAKPAAKKTAAKKAPATKKAASA
- the rnr gene encoding ribonuclease R, which codes for MAKPPGGKAPKTRVPHRVPGGLPTRQQIVEFIAQSPVPVGKREIAKAFKVGSADRVALKGLLKDIERSGPVERGPRRRLAPVGALPEIAVVEIAGIDAEGEPIVRLLGSDPSIPTPSIRLAPGRRGEETLGVRDRAVARFRRQEDGSYLAAVVRKVEPQGEHVLGVFKADADGAGRIVPTDRRNKTTYRIRANEGLGAADGDLVLAEPLPVPRLGLPHAQVIERLGRMSDPKAISLIAIHQQGIPVGFPEAAIKEAEAAKPVTLGSRTDLRDFPLVTIDGADARDFDDAVWAAPDDDPENPGGWHLLVAIADVSWYVRPGSALDRSARERGNSVYFPDRVVPMLPEALSNELCSLKPAVERACMAIHLWLDADGKKLRHKAVRGLMRSAARLTYEQVQAAIDGRPDDTTGPLVDPVIRPLYGAYAALDKARRKRGTLDLDIPERRVVLGPDGTVERIDQRERLDSHKLIEEFMIAANVAAAEILEKVHKPCMYRVHDAPDPEKLASLREFLEGLEIHGLQLAKGQVVRPTHFNRILAAAEGRPEAAMINELVLRSQAQAMYAPDNLGHFGLALKRYAHFTSPIRRYADLLVHRAMVAGLHLGDDGLDTVDPEAFAELGVDISRLEGRAATAERSAVDRYLVAYMAQHVGTILPGRVNGVTRFGLFVTLAESGADGLVPISSLPADYYHHDERAHRLVGQRSGRVYRLGDTVDVRLAEADPVAGGLTFQLIDGGGEDRVSRKGQRLLRTPPKDAGRKFDGQKFDRPGRKRPGTAPGRR